ATTTCTAAATGATAAACCAGCAAAAGACCTACCCAAGGTATTATACTGTTAGCTGGAATTAGCGATATACAGCAACATGCAATGCTATGTTTTCCTGGTCGATAGGGAATGAGGTAACTGAAGCAGGAAATACAATATTTCAACTTTGCCGGGACAAGAGTATGGTTGAGTTGAAGGGTTCATTGAGGATTGAGTTGCTAAACTACATGGAATAGGAAAATACAGAATTATATAGAAAGTAAGaactaaaatgataaaaaataaataaactgtGGTTTTGTGATCTTCCTGTCTGTTCCAATAGTATGATGCCCTAtctaataaaatttcctaatatgTGAATTACCCAATTTATCAGACACCCTCTTTCTTTGCAATATGGAGGCCTTCCACTGATTATTTCCAGCAAAAGCACTCCAAAAGCAAATATGTTTCCTTGTATTTCCATCTCTAGTTGCTCAAGAGAAAAATTGTATCCTGGAAGGAAGCCTCCACTGGGAATGTAACCAGAATTCGTCTTGGATTTTGAGAACAAAATTTTCCAGCTTTCAAGCTCAACCAACTGCAAAAGTAAATGCAAAAAGGTTCATCGTTGATATATCATAATAATATAAGAATGTCAAAAGAAACCAAATTAATTAGCAGTCTCAGTTTAAAAAACTGCAAGTTTGTGTTTGGACTTGAAAATTGTCACATTTGGAAACTACAACACAATAAGGATTCCATACCTTTGGAGAAAAATCTTCAGTAAGATATATTGTATTTGAGCTCAATTCAGACAATACAAATGGTGGCTGAAGCTCTGTGTGCAAGTACCTCAGTCCCCGAGCAACACCTAGAACTATTTTCATGCGTCTGATCCAAGATAACTGAGATCCATCACCATCTAGATTTTAGAAGTGCTATCTCAAGTTAATTTTTAAGCATTCTCATATTCACATAAGTAGGAAAGTTTGTTGTCACACTTACAGTGTAAATGCTCATATAGTGTCCCGTTAGATGCATAATCAAGCACCAACATCCTTGAAAAAGGTTCACTTTCTTTGCAATAGCCAAGTAACTTTGCTATGTTCTCATGATCCAGTCTAGCTAGATctactacctgaaaacataaaagtCACATTTTCAACTGAAAATTCTCATGCATCTTGGAATATATTTTCACCACCTTCAACTACCTTATTATCAAATGATTGCTGGAGATAGTTTGTCCATTGGTCTTCTAAGATGCATGATGAGATAACAGCAGCTTCAGTTAAATCCTTCATTGTCCCTTTATAGACTATACTATGTGAAAAAGTGCCAATTATATTGCTGAAATCCTCACAGGCTATTTCAAGTTCCTGCCGGCTAAACCTCAGGACATTTTTTAATATGTCGCcatctattttttaaataaattagacATGTCAAATATGAGTTTTTTAAACAGTGTTATACAACTTTGCAGTTATTTTGAAGACATAAATGAGGTCTGAGATGCAAGCCTTACCTATTGACATCCTTCTACCATCCTTCCAACTTTTAGCTTTTTTGCAATGGATTTTCTTAGAAGATTTTAGCTTACAAGTCCTAATTGCAGTGCCGATTCCTGTGATAATGCAGACAACTATAAGAACTCCAGTGGTGGCCTCCAGAATCTGAAGCCATTCTGGTTGTTGTGGACTCCGATGCATATTCCCTGTGGTAGACTGTTTATTTGTCTGCTTGGTTATTGCCTGGTTTTTATTGGAAATACCTAGCTCAAAAAATTGATATTATCATTTAACAGCCTCATAACAGAGATTATTCTGAAACTTAGATAGTACTTTCAtgttagaaatttttaaataggGATGTTCTACTTCAAATTGAATGGAAAGTTTTTCACAATCAAGCTATGCAGAAGAATTACCAAGCAGACAACAGTAAACATGGAATATGCATACAGATTATAGAGTGGGGAAACAGAGATCTGTCAGTAAATAAGGGCATTTTTGTTCATGCTAATAACTGATTTTATTTTTTGCCATTCCTGCTTTTTTTAGAATGTTTGTAAAGCAAAAGAGGATTGTGATCACCACTGGtgtcaaaatatttaaaatatagatAGTTTAATCAATTACACATATCATTATGGTTCAATCTCTTTTTAGAAGGTTAGAATTGCCACCAAAGATGCAACAGACAAGGAGAGGAAGAACAACATAGTTGTTGCATTTATATGAGTAATCTGCAATTTTGTCATGCCTGTTAGTCTAGATATAGCAAGTGATTATGAATTTGTCAAGCTACTTAACCTAAGATGTGATTTCCTTTTTTATAAGAATGACAGATTCTAAGGGATGGATAATCTAAAATGcaaggagaggttaaaaattttcttttgatcAAAAATGTCTAATTTCTTTTGTCAAACGTAATCCAGAAAAGGAACTGGTACCAGTACATAATTGAGGAGTCCGCTGCGGAACTGAGTATTTATCTCCAAAACAGTTTGCTTGGAAGCTTGACCTGCACATGGATCCAAGAATTTACCAAGTTGAGCTAAATAAGATAAAAGGCAAAATTAAGATAATATTAAATACCTTGGAAGGTACTTTAAGCATGATGGTATTTGTCCGATCAAGAAGTTGTAGGAAAAATCTCCCACTCTTAACTTTGCTGAATGGCAAAGGGCGCTGCTTCTGTTATCAGATGTATGCCTAATTAAAATAAAAGGTAAATATCAAATATTTAAGGATAACACGtcttaattgtaatcttttaGATGAACCCAATATCTCAAAATGTAAACAGTGATATAGCTGTATATATACACATATATGTTGTTAGTACATATGTAAAGAATGTTCAAATTATGTCCAAGTTTGCCTTAGATAGCAGCATTAGCCTTTTCTTTTTGGTTCACCAATCGTAGTTTTGCAAGTATATGCATACAAACTTTAACTAGAGTGCAAATATGGAGTTAGCACTATAAAAGACTAAGCATCATAAACTTCTGGCACAGGGTCATTCCAAAGTGTGATTATTGAAAATTATTTGTGACAATACTAATAATACTAAATATGCCAAAAAAGGAAACataatgctcttgaaaagaaagCAAAGAAATTGATTAGATTTAACACATTCTTCATATATATGGTACAGGTTTTGATTATCCAATGGAAATTATGCAAAATGCAGTGGATAGTCATAAAAGGggaaagaataaaatcaaaaccAATACACGTCTGATATTTATATCTCTATGTTATTTTATTGTCAAAATATTATCAGTTTGATCCTATAAAATTATGATGATTCTAAGAATTTTCTCTTGATTCTGTACTTTGGCTGAAAAAATGAGCTCCTGAAAACCAAGATAGCCGCTATAGACTTTCACCTCATTTAAGACAATGGCATATTCAAATGTCATCAAAAATGATTTCACTGTCACAACATGACATCAAGAATGAATTCACCATCATAAAAGATTCAGTAAGTGATAGATTCCAATGTAAAGCAATTTCAGTCTCAGTAGTCCAAACCTTGTAATTTATTGTGGTTATCTTGATTTTCGATCGTGCGGGATACCATGTTTATATATTCAGGGATTAAATATGGCTGGCAATGGATACGATTTTAGTGAACTTTAACAATCTCCTGATAGTTATCTCGATTTCTTGTTCCACTCATTTCCATTATTTTTATCATGATGTATATGAACATTAATGTAGCAATTTATATGAACAGGTTTTATGTTTCAAGTTTCAACTAAGCCTTCCCATAACAAGTTTGCCAACTGAAAAATAACTGCaaaaaattttcaacaattaCCAAGAGAAATGTTCATATTGATTGGATCAACTAAGTTAAAAACAAACATAAGGTCATTTTTCATTGTTTATTCTCCAGTTGTATATGTCCAtacaaacaacaacaacaacaaccaaacttgTCCTACTAGGTGGGGTAGTTGTATATGTCCATGAAGTGAGAAATAATGTATAAGAATATTTTCCTGTAAAAAGACATTGTCGATAACGTGGAGAAGTTTTAATAATATCTTATCCAAGAAACAGAAGTTTAGTAGCCATAGCATTtgaagaaaataaacaaaaaataataaacatataaCTTACATTGCATGTAAAGTTGCTGAGAAATTTGACATTGTAACTCCTGGAATTTGTCCCTCAAGCCTGTTCCTGTCTAATCGCAACTCTACAAGATTCTTCAACTTACCAAGTTCTGGAGGTATCTTACCagtcaaaccattggaatgaagatctctaaaaagagaagaaaaagggaagcCAATTAACGCAAATTAGCCACCAAATTCACTAGTGTTCAAAATCCAAGCAGTGATTACTTCGTACAATTTTGTGACGGCAGTTAATTCTCCAAGCATAGGAGGTATAGGACCAGTGAGTCTATTTACACTCAAATCTAACAGAGTAAGGTTCTTCAGCATCCCTATTTCCGTTGGAATTGCACCTAAAAGCAAGTTATTTCTCAAATGCCTGCAGAATGACAGCTAATCTTCAGAGGAAGGCACGTAACACGAAGAACTAGGtcacaagaaacaaaaccacataCAGTTCTTGCAAGCAACCGAGATATCTAAGTTCTGGAGTGAGAAATCCTTTCAATGACGACCCCGAAAGTTTTCTGCAAAAATGAAGATACAGTTCCGCACTTCACATACTGAAACAGAAATTTCCTCAAAAAAAAACACTAATAGAGGATAATTGCAAACATGCTTTTTCCAAGATAAAGAGGAAACCGAGATCTAAGAAAGAGTGAAGACTCCAACAAAGCGACAGATGTCTTACAGGGAAACAACGCAATCCCGATTCGCGGAGCAGGCAACGCCAGTCCAATTGCAAGGACTCCCATCGAGGGGATTCCAGTCGGCGAGAGCCGACAAAGGATCCTCAAACGCAGCGCGTTTAAATGCAGCCAGCGCAGAGACTACGAGGAACAACAGTTAATCCCGACATTATCTCAAAaagacaacaaaaaaaaaaaaacgagatCATTCGGATCAGAACAAGATACTCACTTTCATAGGCAGGGAAGGAGTAGACTTGAGCGAGAAACACCTCCCATCTGAAAGCAACAGCGACAACAGAAGCAACAAGAAACTGAAGCCCAACCGATCTCTTCATCCCTTAGCAAAGACCAGATTCGAAAGCGTCCATGAAGATGAAGGAGAAGCAAAACAACAATTGCCACCAGGTTGGTGGCTGCGGAGGTGCGCTTTAAAAAGAGCCGCAGGCCAGAGAGTGCAGAGCGATTCTTTTCTTGCTGGTTCACGGTCTACTATTTAAGAGACAAAAGCATTCCTTCAAGGGTGTTTAGGTGAAACTCCTGTCTAGTCATTCATTCATCAGTTCACTCTTTAAGTATTGTGACCTCGCGGGCTGGATCAGTTGGAAGGATGTTTGACATTAACAACAGAGATTCAAGAGTCGAGAGTCGTCAGCTGCACACGGATGTAAAATCTTGGTCTGCTATGTTTTAAATTCCACTCGACCCCCAGTCACTTTTCCTGCTCAGCTTAACTATGATTTATCCCCTCTGAATATCTGTAGGGCCGGACTCAGGGATCGTTAAGGTGACAGTTCCATCTTTTACAACTCTTTAAGTATTGTGTATTAAGCTTTTCAATACTACTATACATTCATGAG
The genomic region above belongs to Zingiber officinale cultivar Zhangliang chromosome 11A, Zo_v1.1, whole genome shotgun sequence and contains:
- the LOC122032431 gene encoding probable LRR receptor-like serine/threonine-protein kinase At1g63430 isoform X2, with protein sequence MKRSVGLQFLVASVVAVAFRWEVFLAQVYSFPAYEISALAAFKRAAFEDPLSALADWNPLDGSPCNWTGVACSANRDCVVSLKLSGSSLKGFLTPELRYLGCLQELHLRNNLLLGAIPTEIGMLKNLTLLDLSVNRLTGPIPPMLGELTAVTKLDLHSNGLTGKIPPELGKLKNLVELRLDRNRLEGQIPGVTMSNFSATLHAMHTSDNRSSALCHSAKLRVGDFSYNFLIGQIPSCLKYLPRSSFQANCFGDKYSVPQRTPQLCISNKNQAITKQTNKQSTTGNMHRSPQQPEWLQILEATTGVLIVVCIITGIGTAIRTCKLKSSKKIHCKKAKSWKDGRRMSIDGDILKNVLRFSRQELEIACEDFSNIIGTFSHSIVYKGTMKDLTEAAVISSCILEDQWTNYLQQSFDNKVVDLARLDHENIAKLLGYCKESEPFSRMLVLDYASNGTLYEHLHYGDGSQLSWIRRMKIVLGVARGLRYLHTELQPPFVLSELSSNTIYLTEDFSPKLVELESWKILFSKSKTNSGYIPSGGFLPGYNFSLEQLEMEIQGNIFAFGVLLLEIISGRPPYCKERGCLINWAPAYLQNPEDIGKLADPELKNVKSEDLAVICSVVSLCIEPDPTKRPSMQIISGVLENGIDLSVAALLKESPLAWAELALSS
- the LOC122032431 gene encoding probable LRR receptor-like serine/threonine-protein kinase At1g63430 isoform X1; its protein translation is MKRSVGLQFLVASVVAVAFRWEVFLAQVYSFPAYEISALAAFKRAAFEDPLSALADWNPLDGSPCNWTGVACSANRDCVVSLKLSGSSLKGFLTPELRYLGCLQELHLRNNLLLGAIPTEIGMLKNLTLLDLSVNRLTGPIPPMLGELTAVTKLDLHSNGLTGKIPPELGKLKNLVELRLDRNRLEGQIPGVTMSNFSATLHAMHTSDNRSSALCHSAKLRVGDFSYNFLIGQIPSCLKYLPRSSFQANCFGDKYSVPQRTPQLCTGISNKNQAITKQTNKQSTTGNMHRSPQQPEWLQILEATTGVLIVVCIITGIGTAIRTCKLKSSKKIHCKKAKSWKDGRRMSIDGDILKNVLRFSRQELEIACEDFSNIIGTFSHSIVYKGTMKDLTEAAVISSCILEDQWTNYLQQSFDNKVVDLARLDHENIAKLLGYCKESEPFSRMLVLDYASNGTLYEHLHYGDGSQLSWIRRMKIVLGVARGLRYLHTELQPPFVLSELSSNTIYLTEDFSPKLVELESWKILFSKSKTNSGYIPSGGFLPGYNFSLEQLEMEIQGNIFAFGVLLLEIISGRPPYCKERGCLINWAPAYLQNPEDIGKLADPELKNVKSEDLAVICSVVSLCIEPDPTKRPSMQIISGVLENGIDLSVAALLKESPLAWAELALSS